A genomic window from Solanum dulcamara chromosome 11, daSolDulc1.2, whole genome shotgun sequence includes:
- the LOC129873018 gene encoding vesicle-associated membrane protein 722-like, translating to MGQQKALIYAFVGRGNVILAEYTDFSGNFNSIAYQCLQKLPATNNKFTYNCDGHTFNYLVDNGFTYCVVAEESVGRQIPIAFLERVKDDFMSRYGSGKAATAPPNSLNKEFGPKLKEQMQYCAEHPEEISKLSKVKAQVSEVKGVMMENIEKVLDRGEKIELLVDKTENLHHQAQDFRNTGTQIRRKMWLQNMKIKLIVLGILIALILIIVLSVCKGFNCGK from the exons ATGGGTCAGCAGAAGGCTTTGATCTATGCGTTTGTCGGTCGTGGGAATGTTATATTGGCTGAATACACAGATTTCAGTGGTAACTTCAATTCCATAGCTTATCAGTGTCTTCAGAAGCTGCCTGCTACCAATAACAAGTTCACTTATAACTGTGATGGTCATACCTTCAACTACCTTGTCGATAATGGCTTCA CATACTGCGTGGTTGCTGAGGAGTCAGTTGGAAGACAGATTCCAATAGCCTTTTTGGAGCGCGTTAAGGATGATTTCATGTCAAGATATGGGAGTGGGAAGGCTGCGACAGCTCCTCCAAATAGCCTGAACAAGGAATTCGG CCCTAAGTTGAAGGAGCAGATGCAGTATTGTGCTGAACATCCTGAGGAAATTAGCAAACTTTCCAAGGTGAAAGCGCAGGTTTCAGAAGTTAAGGGTGTTATGATGGAAAACATTGAGAAG GTTCTTGATCGTGGAGAGAAGATAGAGCTTCTTGTTGACAAGACAGAGAACCTTCATCACCAG GCACAGGACTTCAGGAATACGGGAACCCAAATACGGAGGAAAATGTGGctgcaaaacatgaaaatcaagCTGATAGTGTTGGGTATCCTGATCGCTTTGATCCTCATCATTGTTCTCTCAGTTTGCAAGGGATTCAATTGTGGAAAGTGA